The following proteins are co-located in the Spirosoma montaniterrae genome:
- a CDS encoding SDR family NAD(P)-dependent oxidoreductase, with protein MTTFENTTVIITGAGSGIGRHLTLQAAAEGAHVIATDVNENTLAETKQAATGQVETVRLDVSDASAIGVFATETIATLAGRKLILVNNAGVALASGNFTDTDLADFEWLLNINLWGVVRMTKAFLPYMIEHNAGHIVNISSVFGLAGVQNQSAYSTAKFAVRGFSDVLRMELLDTGINVTCVHPGGIKTSIASSARIGLGGFVTDAMLQQSVMSFEKVAKTTPAEAARVIWNGVRRNKARILIGADARLIEALTRLFPTAYVRMMKQQIEKAFATEV; from the coding sequence TTGACTACATTCGAGAATACCACCGTCATCATTACCGGGGCCGGGTCGGGCATTGGGCGGCACCTGACGCTACAGGCCGCTGCCGAAGGTGCGCACGTGATTGCTACCGACGTGAATGAGAACACACTGGCCGAAACAAAACAGGCGGCTACCGGTCAGGTTGAAACAGTTCGTTTAGACGTGTCGGATGCCAGCGCAATCGGTGTTTTTGCCACCGAAACCATTGCGACACTGGCAGGCCGTAAACTCATTTTAGTGAATAATGCAGGCGTGGCGTTGGCAAGTGGTAACTTTACCGACACCGATCTGGCCGATTTTGAGTGGCTGCTGAACATCAACCTCTGGGGCGTCGTCCGCATGACCAAAGCCTTTCTGCCCTATATGATCGAACACAACGCCGGGCATATCGTCAACATTTCCAGCGTATTCGGGCTGGCGGGCGTTCAGAATCAGTCGGCCTATAGCACGGCTAAGTTTGCGGTACGGGGGTTTTCCGACGTGCTGCGGATGGAACTGCTCGATACCGGCATCAACGTTACGTGCGTACATCCGGGCGGTATTAAAACCAGCATTGCCAGTAGTGCCCGCATCGGGCTGGGCGGTTTCGTGACCGACGCCATGTTGCAACAGAGCGTTATGAGCTTCGAGAAAGTAGCCAAAACTACACCCGCCGAAGCCGCCCGCGTTATCTGGAACGGAGTTCGGCGCAACAAGGCCCGCATACTCATTGGAGCCGATGCCCGCCTGATTGAAGCCCTCACGCGCCTGTTCCCAACGGCCTACGTTCGGATGATGAAACAACAGATTGAAAAAGCGTTTGCCACTGAGGTCTGA
- a CDS encoding putative maltokinase, translated as MFWSTLSQTLLPYINTCRWFAGKARQQMGCSVPTVHTLPLPDGDVAYLLILEAAYADGVPENYLLPLSFIREPTTQQVADIPEKGRITDALIGGQHGLLIDAIYDERFRAALFTNIYESQTLPQTNGQLAFRRGKGLDESDGSLSSRVLPVDSSNSAMTFGEKYFMKLYRKLFRETNPEVDMVAFLTDESDFAHIPAFGGSIIWQRSHTDPLDRADITLGMVQRMVPNDKDSWAQTGDYLNDFLYAVPQRLFAIREDVFEKVELLGRRTGEMHCALYKPGSDPAFAPEPFTDDYREFLIRRFEDLLERRYALLIDNYTKLDEQAQRLAWVFMEAKEMIDAFVADFRARPLDSLRIRIHGDYHLGQVLATHNDFVLIDFEGEPESTITERKIKHSPLKDVAGMIRSYHYAVSAKLFNSAETDGLHPDHLQRVSDRWFYLIRDTFLHAYFDTFGTPHPLFKNNHETNYLLMIYLLEKAVYELGYEISYRPSWVKIPLKGIIDVVREIEKIRLDDGDITPSVPMLQTGLLN; from the coding sequence ATGTTTTGGTCGACTTTGTCGCAGACACTGCTGCCGTATATAAACACCTGCCGCTGGTTTGCCGGAAAAGCCCGGCAACAAATGGGTTGCTCAGTGCCAACTGTTCATACGCTGCCGCTGCCCGATGGCGACGTGGCTTACCTGCTCATTCTGGAAGCCGCCTATGCCGATGGCGTGCCGGAAAATTACCTGCTGCCGCTGTCGTTCATCCGTGAGCCAACAACGCAGCAAGTGGCCGACATTCCCGAAAAAGGACGCATCACAGACGCACTAATAGGCGGGCAGCACGGTCTCCTGATCGACGCCATTTACGACGAACGGTTCCGGGCAGCTCTGTTTACGAATATTTACGAAAGTCAGACATTGCCCCAAACCAACGGGCAGTTGGCCTTCCGGCGTGGTAAAGGGCTGGACGAGAGCGACGGCTCGCTGTCGTCGCGGGTGCTGCCAGTCGATTCGAGTAACTCGGCCATGACCTTCGGTGAGAAATATTTCATGAAACTCTACCGCAAGCTCTTCCGCGAAACCAACCCGGAGGTCGATATGGTCGCGTTTCTGACTGACGAAAGCGATTTCGCGCACATCCCGGCCTTTGGCGGCAGCATTATCTGGCAACGCAGTCATACCGACCCGTTGGACCGCGCCGATATTACTCTCGGTATGGTGCAGCGCATGGTGCCAAACGACAAAGATTCGTGGGCACAAACGGGCGATTACCTGAACGATTTCCTGTATGCCGTACCGCAGCGATTATTTGCCATTCGCGAAGACGTATTTGAAAAAGTTGAACTGCTGGGCCGCCGAACGGGCGAGATGCACTGCGCCCTTTATAAACCCGGCTCCGACCCGGCTTTTGCGCCCGAACCGTTTACCGACGATTACCGCGAATTTCTGATTCGGCGATTCGAGGACCTGCTCGAACGCCGATACGCGCTCCTGATCGACAATTACACCAAACTCGACGAACAGGCGCAACGGCTGGCGTGGGTGTTTATGGAAGCTAAAGAAATGATCGACGCCTTTGTGGCCGACTTCCGCGCCCGCCCGCTCGACTCGCTGCGGATACGAATCCACGGCGATTACCACCTCGGGCAAGTGCTTGCCACTCACAACGATTTTGTTCTGATCGACTTTGAGGGCGAACCGGAAAGCACCATTACCGAGCGTAAAATCAAGCATTCGCCCCTGAAAGACGTAGCCGGTATGATCCGGTCGTATCATTATGCCGTTTCGGCCAAGCTGTTCAACTCCGCCGAAACCGATGGCCTGCACCCCGACCACCTGCAACGCGTGTCGGACCGCTGGTTTTATCTTATTCGCGATACGTTTCTGCACGCTTATTTCGACACCTTTGGTACGCCACACCCGCTGTTTAAAAATAATCACGAAACCAACTACCTGCTCATGATCTATCTGCTCGAAAAGGCGGTGTATGAACTGGGCTATGAAATCAGTTATCGGCCCTCGTGGGTGAAAATTCCGCTCAAAGGCATCATCGACGTGGTGCGCGAAATCGAAAAAATTCGCTTAGACGATGGCGACATAACCCCCAGCGTACCCATGCTGCAAACAGGGTTGCTGAACTAA
- a CDS encoding S8 family peptidase, whose product MSKPPVYQNYILLPKLGVRFPDNYPDSDVQHTYARLTTRTHLDDVLAGCLTDRAVVLDMIGCSGAKLVRLSAEELPDLRAQLPGLRIIPEVFYYPQRWQQEVRSKPRPLAGQPRTGLKLVLREGRSSKPIIGATVMAFTNFDEREGEHSISDNQGVVRFRSIGNRPIEQLYIYPKVGYWTFWRQNLTLDNEAVISLVPVRLTYQDAQRFFYPPAPEDHPNGRGVKVGVIDTGSGPHPDLVLAGGTCTVTGDDPTDFADIDEHGTHVAGIIAARGVSPTGLKGICPNVDLYTYRVFGRNVRGASNFAIIKAIEQAVTDGCDLINISMGGGPTDDAIEDAISYAHDNGAVCFVATGNDGRKPVSFPASFSLSLAVGAMGRRGTFPSNTTDSPNIQPPFGTDRKNFVAAFSNIGPEVDFIAPGVGIVSTVPGGYAPLSGTSMACPMATGAAARHLSVRTDILNMPRNTARAEAIVHMLAEQVQPMGFGPTIEGTGMLFV is encoded by the coding sequence ATGTCCAAACCTCCTGTTTATCAGAACTACATTCTATTACCTAAACTCGGCGTTCGCTTTCCCGACAACTACCCCGACTCTGACGTACAACACACCTACGCCCGACTAACCACTCGCACGCACTTGGACGACGTTCTGGCCGGTTGCCTGACCGACCGGGCCGTGGTACTCGATATGATCGGATGCAGCGGGGCTAAACTGGTGCGGCTGTCAGCGGAGGAACTGCCTGATTTGCGGGCGCAATTGCCAGGATTACGTATTATACCGGAAGTGTTTTATTACCCGCAACGCTGGCAGCAGGAAGTCCGCAGCAAACCTCGCCCGCTGGCCGGACAACCGCGCACGGGCCTTAAACTGGTGCTGCGCGAAGGCCGAAGCAGCAAACCCATCATCGGTGCCACCGTTATGGCTTTCACTAATTTTGATGAACGTGAAGGCGAACATTCTATCTCTGATAATCAGGGCGTTGTGCGATTCCGAAGCATCGGCAACCGTCCAATCGAGCAGTTGTATATTTACCCCAAAGTGGGATACTGGACATTCTGGCGGCAAAATCTGACACTCGACAATGAAGCTGTTATTTCACTCGTTCCGGTTCGGCTAACCTATCAGGATGCTCAGCGTTTCTTCTACCCACCTGCGCCCGAAGACCATCCCAATGGGCGGGGCGTAAAAGTAGGCGTAATCGATACCGGCAGCGGACCACATCCCGACCTGGTACTGGCGGGTGGTACCTGTACCGTAACCGGCGACGATCCGACCGATTTCGCCGACATTGACGAACATGGTACGCACGTGGCAGGTATTATTGCCGCACGGGGCGTTTCGCCAACTGGATTGAAGGGCATTTGCCCTAACGTTGATCTATATACGTATCGCGTGTTTGGACGGAATGTACGGGGTGCGTCAAACTTTGCGATTATCAAAGCCATCGAGCAGGCCGTAACCGACGGATGCGACCTCATCAATATAAGCATGGGCGGTGGCCCTACCGACGATGCCATTGAAGATGCTATCAGTTATGCCCACGATAATGGCGCGGTTTGCTTCGTAGCTACTGGCAACGATGGTCGGAAACCGGTTAGCTTTCCGGCGTCGTTTTCGCTCTCGCTGGCGGTGGGGGCTATGGGTCGGCGCGGTACGTTTCCGTCCAACACCACCGATTCGCCGAACATTCAGCCCCCGTTTGGCACCGACCGGAAAAACTTTGTAGCGGCTTTCTCAAACATCGGCCCGGAGGTCGATTTTATTGCGCCGGGCGTGGGCATCGTCTCAACGGTGCCGGGCGGTTACGCGCCCCTGAGCGGCACCAGTATGGCCTGCCCGATGGCAACGGGCGCAGCCGCCCGGCACCTGTCGGTTCGCACCGACATTCTGAACATGCCCCGAAATACCGCCCGCGCCGAAGCCATTGTACACATGCTGGCCGAACAGGTACAGCCAATGGGCTTTGGCCCAACCATTGAAGGCACTGGAATGTTGTTTGTGTAA
- a CDS encoding helix-turn-helix transcriptional regulator codes for MLDLYKHFTNTELQVLLGCLDNKRCKAIADELGISVETVKKHRKNIARKLGVSGKTAFRQALSQLETEGFASLLRTKLTGMYRAKEVATAAPE; via the coding sequence ATGCTTGATTTGTATAAACACTTTACCAACACCGAGCTACAGGTGCTGCTGGGTTGTCTCGATAACAAACGCTGCAAAGCCATTGCCGATGAGTTAGGCATCAGCGTGGAAACGGTGAAGAAACACCGTAAGAACATTGCCCGCAAATTAGGCGTATCGGGCAAAACTGCTTTTCGGCAGGCTCTGAGCCAGCTCGAAACCGAGGGCTTTGCCAGTCTGCTGCGTACTAAACTGACGGGTATGTATCGGGCCAAAGAGGTTGCTACGGCTGCGCCGGAATAG
- a CDS encoding sialate O-acetylesterase, producing the protein MRLLLPGLALWLTHAAAFAQTLSVTFPKDGAVFQREGSSGTIHILGSYNSRLYATGRMTIRATLRRLDVRTGQVIQSEAPQVITLNRDNSVFAQNTFFSGSIHTPQGWYEIKTQAYLQPGDTPVGSPNTRKVGIGEVFLIAGQSNAQGLSRADNTNDIVATGFGAYPNNNANPSWDGVRVQPQAISAAIVGANVSEIQQRVNQEVLNKPWPELANLASVGQNSGSLQIAPLGKSLWYWAAVGERIANQYNVPVAFFNAAWGGTTITQYSLTAANQTATPLGDPLPGSGGNARFNAGQPYSYIRNTIRYFASAYGVRAILWMQGETDNQAWYSGGRWHVEPAANNERRAVWDGNDYTNKLRTVINKTRSDLGGHVAWVVARTSWFDDRKEPIITQAQVNVIDPGNRIYPGPETDNIPHRVDRTHFNNQGLIDASNAWWVAIKDIVGTAPPMTPDNLGTQPRPIEISADGNTLLAPQGSRYTWVDEYGDVTNSNAVMSNQRGVSANGGGGLCRAIVQNTQGNVIFTQAVSMPYTLIDDTGGGNTNTCDVGQPRRVGSWNGMEVQIRQFNDRRVLVLVQPGSSTDKHYPRGDNFWDSFSKDGGADQYRGCLNGGNTGWGGMEGPAGLATPAGYRASQEADGAKFFERSTGEGDNCNFTISANTANAGCGQGVTLQATCQGNNCDNISYGWSGNGIGQGGQTISVNAPASNGTYTYTVTASRGGCGSKTTTATVNVSGCGGGSTGNGGLSAGNCYVIRSQKTNQLMQGMGDGSVQQQNANGQLNQVWKAEDVGSSRYRFTLQDGTGRVIQTPNGNYGVGLTLTPYTGNAFQQWSVQQNGNTGNYRVVTPTNSTWDLRAGGNEPVLQLWGNTGESFMDFRSFRFESAGCNGGSTPSEPPTNPGGSNPAGGTYEGFFDGIDCGGAGGWVWNSSYPNQAIVVEIVEGGTVVGTVTASTYRGDLQGAGKGNGQHGFRWALPASLKNGQSRTLGIRVQGHGYILNNSPRTVACSGGGRLAAASATGETDGGLIVWPNPGKGLVTARFTLAAGEQARLSVVDMLGLEVVGRAVVGTGGVQSEELELGRLSAGPYVVRLRGPQSGPRSTKLLLER; encoded by the coding sequence ATGCGTTTACTTCTACCGGGGTTAGCCCTTTGGCTAACCCATGCGGCAGCGTTTGCCCAAACTTTATCCGTAACTTTCCCCAAAGATGGGGCTGTCTTTCAGCGCGAGGGTTCTTCAGGCACGATTCACATTTTGGGGAGCTATAACTCCCGACTTTACGCCACTGGGCGCATGACCATCAGGGCTACTTTACGCCGGTTAGACGTCCGTACCGGGCAGGTTATTCAGTCCGAAGCTCCGCAGGTTATCACCCTTAACCGCGACAATAGCGTTTTTGCACAAAACACCTTTTTTTCGGGCAGTATTCATACTCCGCAGGGCTGGTACGAGATTAAAACACAGGCATATCTTCAACCTGGCGATACGCCCGTCGGGTCGCCAAACACCAGGAAAGTGGGTATTGGCGAGGTATTCTTAATTGCCGGCCAGTCGAATGCTCAAGGGCTATCGAGAGCCGATAATACAAATGATATCGTGGCGACTGGGTTTGGGGCGTACCCTAACAACAATGCCAATCCGTCGTGGGACGGGGTACGGGTACAACCCCAGGCTATATCGGCTGCAATTGTAGGAGCTAACGTAAGTGAAATTCAACAGCGCGTCAATCAGGAGGTACTCAACAAGCCCTGGCCCGAGCTTGCCAATTTAGCGTCAGTAGGGCAAAACAGCGGAAGTCTCCAAATTGCCCCGTTGGGAAAGTCGCTTTGGTATTGGGCCGCTGTTGGTGAGCGGATTGCCAACCAGTACAACGTACCAGTAGCTTTCTTTAATGCGGCCTGGGGTGGTACAACTATTACCCAATATAGCCTGACAGCAGCTAATCAAACAGCTACTCCGTTGGGCGATCCTCTGCCCGGGAGCGGAGGAAATGCCCGTTTCAATGCGGGCCAGCCTTACTCTTATATTCGCAATACAATACGTTATTTCGCGTCAGCCTATGGAGTAAGGGCTATCCTCTGGATGCAGGGTGAAACTGATAATCAAGCGTGGTACTCCGGCGGTAGGTGGCACGTTGAACCCGCTGCGAACAACGAACGGCGGGCGGTTTGGGACGGCAACGACTACACCAACAAACTGCGGACGGTTATCAACAAAACGCGTAGCGACCTGGGCGGTCATGTGGCGTGGGTAGTTGCTCGAACCTCCTGGTTTGACGACCGTAAAGAACCAATTATCACGCAAGCTCAAGTAAACGTCATTGACCCTGGCAACCGCATCTATCCCGGCCCTGAAACCGATAATATTCCGCACCGGGTAGACCGAACCCACTTCAACAATCAGGGCCTGATCGATGCTTCCAACGCCTGGTGGGTTGCCATCAAAGATATTGTTGGCACAGCTCCCCCGATGACCCCTGACAATTTAGGCACTCAGCCCCGGCCCATTGAAATCAGTGCTGATGGCAATACGCTGCTGGCCCCGCAGGGAAGCCGCTATACGTGGGTCGATGAGTATGGCGACGTGACCAACTCTAACGCGGTCATGAGCAATCAGCGCGGGGTGTCCGCCAATGGAGGTGGTGGCCTTTGCCGGGCTATCGTGCAAAACACGCAGGGTAACGTTATCTTCACGCAGGCCGTTAGTATGCCCTACACTCTAATCGATGACACGGGCGGAGGCAACACCAATACCTGCGATGTCGGCCAGCCCCGGCGCGTTGGCTCCTGGAATGGCATGGAGGTGCAGATCCGCCAATTCAACGACCGGCGCGTGCTGGTGCTGGTTCAGCCCGGCTCCTCAACCGATAAACATTACCCTCGGGGCGATAACTTCTGGGATAGCTTCAGCAAAGACGGTGGGGCCGATCAGTACCGGGGCTGTCTCAACGGGGGCAACACGGGCTGGGGCGGCATGGAAGGTCCCGCCGGGCTGGCTACACCTGCTGGCTACCGAGCCAGTCAGGAAGCCGACGGTGCCAAATTCTTTGAACGCTCCACCGGGGAGGGAGACAACTGCAACTTTACCATATCGGCCAACACCGCCAATGCGGGCTGCGGGCAGGGCGTTACCCTCCAGGCCACCTGCCAGGGCAACAACTGCGACAACATCAGCTACGGCTGGAGCGGCAACGGCATCGGCCAGGGTGGGCAAACCATCAGCGTCAATGCGCCCGCCAGCAATGGAACGTATACCTACACCGTTACGGCCAGTCGGGGTGGGTGCGGCAGCAAAACGACCACCGCTACGGTCAACGTCAGCGGCTGTGGTGGCGGCAGCACGGGCAATGGCGGACTGTCGGCAGGCAACTGCTACGTGATCCGGTCACAGAAGACCAACCAGCTTATGCAGGGTATGGGCGATGGGTCGGTGCAGCAGCAGAATGCCAACGGGCAGCTTAATCAGGTCTGGAAAGCCGAGGACGTGGGCAGTAGCCGCTACCGCTTCACGCTTCAGGACGGCACGGGGCGGGTCATTCAGACACCCAACGGCAACTACGGCGTTGGCCTGACGCTGACGCCCTACACGGGCAACGCGTTTCAGCAGTGGAGTGTGCAGCAAAACGGCAACACGGGCAACTACCGGGTTGTGACGCCCACCAACAGCACCTGGGATTTGCGGGCGGGGGGCAACGAGCCGGTGTTGCAACTGTGGGGTAACACGGGGGAGAGCTTCATGGACTTCCGCTCGTTCCGTTTCGAGTCGGCGGGCTGTAATGGGGGCAGCACCCCCAGTGAGCCGCCGACCAATCCGGGGGGCAGCAACCCGGCTGGTGGCACTTACGAAGGCTTCTTCGACGGTATCGACTGCGGGGGAGCCGGGGGCTGGGTCTGGAACTCGTCGTATCCGAATCAGGCCATTGTGGTCGAGATTGTTGAAGGCGGCACGGTAGTGGGCACGGTAACGGCTTCTACGTATCGGGGTGATTTGCAGGGTGCAGGCAAAGGCAACGGTCAGCATGGCTTCCGGTGGGCGTTGCCGGCGAGTTTGAAGAACGGGCAGTCGCGGACGTTGGGGATTCGGGTGCAGGGTCATGGGTATATATTGAACAACTCACCCCGCACGGTTGCGTGTTCGGGTGGGGGCCGGTTGGCGGCAGCGTCAGCCACTGGCGAAACCGATGGTGGCTTGATTGTGTGGCCCAATCCGGGCAAAGGGTTGGTGACGGCCCGTTTCACGTTGGCAGCAGGCGAGCAGGCCCGGTTGTCGGTGGTCGATATGCTGGGGTTGGAGGTGGTTGGTCGTGCCGTGGTGGGTACGGGCGGAGTCCAGAGTGAGGAGCTGGAGTTGGGCCGGTTGTCGGCGGGGCCGTATGTGGTGCGGCTGCGGGGGCCACAAAGCGGCCCCCGCTCGACCAAATTATTGCTGGAACGTTAA
- a CDS encoding Dyp-type peroxidase, which translates to MKAPESNVELADVQGLLAGGYGKLPVAQFILLQIIDAQRATYWLRRLADDLTNAAQNPDDGAVNLAFTLSGFQALGMPQQAWELFSQEFQQSMAAPHRAKKLGDLNESDPKRWQWGGPSNQPIDLLLMLYARSLDELNDRLTTYQAGFAAGGVQIVHLPAVSAPASLEKEHFGFVDGISQPAVEGLPRSATNSFAQNTTRTGEFILGYPNQYNCLPDRVVWQKSGLPDDDFSKNGTYVVFRQLEQDVRGFWTSARQAAQKLHKRADADTCLQVAAKWIGRSPDGTPTTYFPNTDKQTDNQPPNDFAYAQADPHGLGCPLGAHIRRANPRDALGPTPDISAVVSSKHRLLRRGRLYGPPLVNSMAPADMLAALDEQATETEPRGLYFIALNANLSRQFEFVQQTWLLNGKFGGLYNDADPIMGRAPFTTQAEPFAQRTDSLPAFVTVRGGAYFFMPGLRAIRLLTE; encoded by the coding sequence ATGAAAGCTCCCGAATCGAATGTCGAACTGGCCGATGTACAGGGCTTGCTGGCGGGCGGCTATGGCAAATTGCCGGTCGCGCAGTTTATATTGCTGCAAATCATCGATGCCCAACGCGCTACGTACTGGCTCCGGCGGCTTGCCGACGATCTGACGAACGCTGCTCAGAACCCCGACGACGGGGCTGTCAATCTGGCGTTTACGCTGTCGGGGTTTCAGGCGTTGGGAATGCCCCAACAGGCGTGGGAACTGTTCAGTCAGGAGTTTCAGCAGAGCATGGCTGCACCGCATCGGGCGAAAAAATTGGGCGATCTAAACGAGAGCGACCCCAAACGCTGGCAGTGGGGCGGACCTTCCAACCAACCAATCGACTTGCTACTGATGCTCTACGCCCGTAGTCTGGACGAACTCAACGACCGGCTCACTACGTATCAGGCGGGTTTTGCGGCTGGCGGAGTGCAGATTGTTCACCTCCCGGCAGTGTCGGCCCCGGCATCGCTCGAAAAAGAGCATTTTGGGTTTGTTGACGGTATTTCGCAGCCCGCCGTAGAGGGTCTGCCCCGTTCGGCAACCAACAGTTTCGCGCAGAATACTACCCGCACCGGTGAGTTTATTCTGGGTTATCCGAATCAGTATAACTGCCTCCCCGACAGAGTTGTATGGCAGAAGTCCGGTCTGCCCGACGATGATTTTAGTAAGAATGGCACCTACGTAGTGTTTCGGCAGTTGGAGCAGGACGTGCGCGGTTTCTGGACATCGGCGCGGCAGGCGGCTCAAAAACTACATAAGCGAGCCGATGCCGATACCTGTTTGCAGGTTGCTGCGAAGTGGATAGGCCGCTCGCCCGATGGTACGCCCACTACATACTTTCCCAATACCGACAAACAAACCGACAATCAGCCGCCGAACGACTTTGCCTACGCGCAGGCCGACCCGCATGGGCTTGGTTGCCCGCTGGGTGCCCATATTCGCCGGGCCAATCCGCGCGACGCCCTCGGTCCCACGCCCGACATTTCGGCGGTTGTGTCGAGCAAACACAGGCTGCTACGCCGGGGGCGGCTCTACGGACCTCCGCTGGTCAATTCGATGGCCCCCGCCGACATGCTGGCCGCACTCGATGAGCAAGCGACCGAAACCGAGCCGCGAGGGCTGTATTTCATCGCCCTGAATGCCAACCTGAGCCGACAGTTTGAGTTTGTGCAGCAAACGTGGCTGCTGAACGGAAAATTTGGGGGCCTCTACAACGACGCTGACCCGATTATGGGCCGCGCTCCGTTTACCACTCAGGCCGAACCGTTTGCCCAGCGTACCGATTCGTTGCCAGCATTTGTAACGGTGCGCGGAGGGGCTTATTTCTTCATGCCCGGTCTGCGGGCCATTCGTTTGCTAACCGAATAA
- a CDS encoding 7TM diverse intracellular signaling domain-containing protein translates to MTQTPRSTRFWLWLTACWLWAGSGGHVWAAQPPVLTVGPDFKVSNLRGHIWQLGDSATTSAQMFLELFQQGQNGAVLQDEVPNLGDDDFLQWVGFRLQYTGQKPKTLILELDFVAPDDIGFYVWQGNRLVKQVAHTSWKTPPLERDVPHRVPAFRFVVQPGQTYTCALRLQQRAGYLVLPVQLHDEHYFNTYATFVNVTHGLTLGFLCLAAIIGLAFYLLTRQRLYVYYVLYVIGIAGFATEEQGYLNYYLLPYSDLLASQRAWPFFSQLAVIGHTLFAIQFLHLDQQRYRKWVIAGAVVCAFSVGLILALLVGISFTDTFYRVSLAVSFSYISLSFVYLLLAARQKRRESYLYVLAVSPLFLSILYGVLATVGIVPENWLLFAMMSYSPAWEVGVLCIGLAISFSWEQRQKVRALEQANRVQMRMVQALDEAQESERQRIAQDLHDDVGNTLAAAKGTLGTILNKLIIRTEFPEVAKAHTLIEKAGQDLRTISHNLMPVEFSRYALTDVVRQTVERAGQASPVRFAYVQAGVVRSLSAEQSLIIYRIINELISNILKHSGAKTAVVQLLFQPESLVVTVEDDGKGFSNVNSDQTVSGIGLRNVSSRSNYLGARLDVSSTTTGTCVILEVPYG, encoded by the coding sequence ATGACCCAAACTCCTCGTTCGACCCGCTTCTGGCTTTGGCTGACCGCGTGCTGGTTGTGGGCGGGCAGTGGCGGCCATGTGTGGGCAGCCCAGCCACCCGTGCTTACCGTTGGGCCTGATTTCAAGGTGTCGAACCTGCGTGGTCATATCTGGCAGCTCGGTGATTCGGCCACTACGTCGGCGCAGATGTTTTTAGAGCTGTTTCAGCAAGGGCAGAACGGCGCGGTGCTTCAGGACGAAGTGCCGAACCTCGGCGACGACGACTTTTTGCAATGGGTAGGTTTTCGACTGCAATACACCGGTCAGAAACCAAAAACGCTTATTCTGGAACTCGACTTTGTAGCTCCCGACGACATCGGTTTCTATGTCTGGCAGGGCAACCGTTTGGTAAAGCAAGTGGCGCACACGTCCTGGAAAACACCGCCCCTTGAGCGCGACGTACCGCACCGGGTTCCGGCTTTTCGGTTTGTGGTACAGCCGGGGCAAACGTACACCTGTGCGCTGCGGCTCCAACAACGGGCGGGTTACCTGGTGCTGCCGGTTCAACTCCACGACGAGCATTACTTCAATACCTACGCTACGTTCGTGAATGTGACCCACGGCCTGACGTTGGGTTTTCTGTGTCTGGCGGCCATTATCGGGCTGGCGTTTTATCTGCTGACCAGGCAACGGCTATACGTGTATTACGTATTGTACGTGATTGGTATAGCCGGTTTTGCCACCGAAGAGCAGGGGTATCTCAACTACTATCTGCTACCGTATTCCGATTTGCTGGCCAGTCAGCGGGCGTGGCCGTTTTTTTCGCAGCTTGCCGTGATTGGCCATACGCTGTTTGCGATTCAGTTTTTGCACCTCGATCAGCAGCGGTATCGGAAGTGGGTCATCGCCGGAGCCGTTGTTTGTGCATTCAGCGTAGGGTTGATTCTGGCCTTGCTGGTTGGCATTTCGTTTACCGATACGTTTTACCGAGTGTCGCTCGCGGTCAGTTTCAGCTATATATCGCTTTCGTTTGTGTATCTGCTGCTGGCCGCCCGCCAAAAACGGCGCGAGTCGTACCTGTACGTGCTGGCCGTTAGCCCACTGTTTCTGTCGATTCTGTATGGCGTATTGGCAACCGTTGGCATAGTACCCGAAAACTGGCTGCTGTTTGCCATGATGAGCTATTCGCCTGCCTGGGAAGTGGGCGTGTTGTGCATCGGCCTGGCCATCAGTTTTAGTTGGGAGCAACGTCAGAAGGTGCGGGCTTTAGAGCAGGCAAACCGAGTGCAGATGCGTATGGTACAGGCGTTGGACGAAGCGCAGGAGTCTGAACGACAGCGTATTGCGCAAGATTTACACGACGATGTAGGCAATACGCTCGCAGCCGCAAAAGGAACGCTTGGTACCATCCTGAACAAACTTATTATCCGTACCGAATTTCCCGAAGTTGCCAAAGCACACACGCTGATCGAAAAAGCCGGGCAGGATTTACGCACCATAAGCCACAACCTGATGCCCGTCGAATTCAGCAGATACGCCCTGACCGACGTGGTGCGGCAAACCGTTGAGCGGGCCGGTCAGGCGTCGCCGGTGCGGTTTGCGTATGTGCAGGCCGGTGTGGTTCGTTCGTTGTCTGCCGAGCAGTCGCTGATTATTTATCGCATTATCAACGAATTAATTAGTAACATTCTGAAGCATTCCGGGGCCAAAACCGCCGTGGTGCAACTGCTGTTTCAGCCCGAAAGCCTCGTTGTGACGGTCGAAGACGATGGAAAAGGATTTTCTAACGTAAATTCTGACCAGACTGTATCTGGAATTGGCCTGCGGAATGTATCTTCCCGGTCAAATTACTTAGGTGCCCGGCTCGACGTTTCTTCTACAACCACTGGCACCTGCGTAATTTTGGAAGTGCCCTATGGCTGA